The nucleotide window CGGAAGTAGCGTGCGAGTGTTTAGTCACAATTGCAGCATGTTAGCATCCGGACGCGTTTACGGCGCCGCGGTCGAGACGTTTGTATGATGCAGCGGGTGCCTCGTGTGTTTGCAGGTGCCCGCTGCTGGAGCGTGAGAGCCGCGGTGCGGCCGCAGCTCGTCGTGGAGCCGCAGCGCCCTGACCGTGTCCGCGCGTATCCTTCCGCGCGCCGCCGGCCCACTGTGACTGTGGTGCCGGTGAACGAGCGCGTGCCGCGCGCGCGGAGTTTGCCTTTGTGCGCCGCTGCGCAGAAATCGTGCAGGTTTTACAGCACGGACAACGAGAGAGACTCGAAGACGGAGAGCCGGCCGCGGATCATTGTGGTGGGCATTCCGAACCCCTTCTCCTGGATCAGGAACAAAGTGCTCATTTTCCTTGTTAAACTCTACTTTGACATAAACATCGCGTCGGCGGACTTCAGCAGAGGTGCGAAGCAGGTAAGGTGTCCACGTGCGCAAGTGGTCGCCGCCACGCACGTGGCTGTCACTCACTGTCAGCCCCCGCCCGCGTCGTGTCCATCTGAACTGCCGTGACGTTCCGCAGGCCTTGGTCCAGGTGTCCACCTTGATATCTCAGGGGAGGTTTGGAGATCTGCAGGGCTTGGCGTCCACTGAGGTATGTAGAGAGAGTGAGACGCACCACACAGCACCCGCCCGCGATGATCATGTCCCACAAACACGAGTTGTGTCcccgtgttgtgtgtgtgtgtgtgtgtgtgtgtgtgtgtccgtccagtTGAGTGAGAGCGTGTGCGTCCCTCTCCGTCTCGCTGCTGCAGGCCGTGGAAGGTGCGAGGACCAAGTACGACGCCCTCACTGAAGAACAGAGGCGAAATCTCGCCGTCCTCCTGGACGATATCATTTTCTTGATACCGGAGAATGTGTCCCTTCTTTATGACAACACAGGTGACGACCCTTGTTTTGTCCCCCCCCgttccaggtgtgtgtgtgtgtgtgtgtgtgtgagagagagacttcTCTTAGTTCTCCTCTCATGATAGAGCTTGTCTTGGACTTCACCCTCCGTTCTGCGTTGCCGCTGAGGTCTCGCCACAGGTAACTGTTCCGAGTCGCGGCTCGTCGCCGTTGTGCCGGACTTTCCGAACGCCGTAACGCTGGGGCCAAATGGACTCGCGCAGAGTCAAGTTGGTCGCGACGTGTTGCACGATACAGATTGTCGTTCTTCTCTCTCCCAGGTAGGAAGTTTTGTTACGTCCTCATGAGGTTCTGGTACTTGTCCAACGCAGACGTGCCTGAGGATCCGGAGAGCACTGTGGTTTTTAAGAGGACTGACAAAGGAGGAGGTAGCGCGGCCAAGAAGATTGTGACGGCCGTCTACGAGTGAGCGTCCGTGCTGCGGAGCCCTTTCGGCCGTAACGTTCCTCTGTCTTCCGCGTGATGCTCGTGTCAAGTTTGCGGCACGCAAACCACAGTTCCTAACTTCTCTcgtttttctttgaaaatatttaatttttttttctcccgcaTCCCTCACCTGTTCTCCGACGTGTTCGGTTTTCTTCTTATGTATAGAAACGAAAACCGAACAGGCCTTAAGAACATACACATATTAACAAAAAACCTTTAATTGTGTGTATGCTTGAGTCCCCTTCTCCTCGTCATAGTGAGACAGAGTATCTTTTGAAGGTGATAATGATCATTGGTAAAGTGCATTGCACTGATAAATATTATACGTATTACATAGCAGGTAAGATACTGGTTAAACAGGATGGATGAGCTCACGCTTCCCTGCTTTAATACAACAGTGTAAGCAAATGAAAtagttccagtaaaatatccagctgtataaatgttgcttagctgatgcttttattcaaagtagATCATGTTTCACCCATGTATACAACTAGGAATTGTTAGTGGTACCCCTGCTTTGGGTTAAAGCATTGTCTGAACatgtaaataatcataattataataataacaataataaataaattttttttcttccataacCCAAGGTTTCAGATGGAGCTGACGGATGGCTTGGATCGCGAGTGGATTGTCACCAATATCTGGCACTGGAAGCAGCTGGAGTGAGGGGACGTTGGAGATCTGCGTGATGCAACATAGATAAAATATGGAAGATTCAGCCTTTGGGACACTTTGTGTTCTCCCTCACCCCAGTTTTCTTTTGTGTCACATTTGGTAGATGCAGAAGGCCTCTTcccagaaaatgttttaatgccaTTCCCATTCCATGATTACTTCACCCCCTCAGTTGCTGCTGCTTTGAAATAACTTCTCTAATAGTTCCTTCAACAGTAGTTTCACCCCCAGCAATATAACATAGAATTGATGCGTTATGACACATCTGAAGGTTCGATATTGGTGCTTTGCTTTAAAAAGAGGAACACGCATTCTATCTGTCACCGTGTCAAGAGAAATCGATGACCCCCTTGATGTCTGCCATTTTACATGGTACGAAACCATGTACCTTGAGCATTTCGTGTTATACCAGGAGGAATGCTTATTTCGTACCCTCACTTAACCCAAATTGCAGTATCCACCAGGAAGCGTAAAAACCTTAGGTTGTTTGGGAGGAATTGAATAAAGTGTCTAAGTGGTTACGATGAAAATTGCTGTATGTTTTTTGACTTGAAGAGGAGTTGACCAATTGGAATGTCTGCGTTTTTGTGTAAATTCTGGCTTTTACCAGCAGTAGGGTTTCAGAGCCGTTACCTGAGATGTAACGATAAAAGTTTTGTCATCAACACGATTTGATGTTTTCACCTTTGATTTAGTCAAGTTGCTTTTCCTGGACAGATGAACTATAGGAATGGATATTTACCTTTATACCTGTTTTTATTCCTCACACTACATACCTTAGTGGAAGCATCAAGAAGGTAGATTTATGGAAGGTATTGAATGTATTAacaattttaatgttatttctaACCAAAATTGTGAGTGTGCACTTAACTTTAACCTCCGTGTGaattttgtttgtctgtttcacCCCGTTAAGTGTTCACCAGCTGAGTTGCTtcaaatttgaaaatgaaataatggtCAATAAAATGGTTGAAGCAGGAAAGGATCATGTTGCTGTTAAATcctttagttttaaaaaaaaaaaaaaaaagctaagaaCCAAGTAAACATGCAAAGGAATTAAAATTGAGGTGCTGAGGAGTCAGCTGGCAGCTTGTGCACCGTATTTCCAGATAGgatccagaccaccatgaccctgatttTAACAAGCAGTTGAGGAAAATAAGATTGCAGTGTGATTTGCATTGAAATGCTGAACAGGATTACAATAATGCTGTATTCCTGTGTGAATTAAAAGTTTGTGTGTGGGGTGTCACGCCATCGGACAACTGAGCAAATTTTACGTTACATACGCGTTAAAAATGACTTTGTCAGTACATGTTAAACCACTGAACGATACGCACAAAAGGAAGACGTAGCAGAGGGAGGGGAACGATGAAACACAAATGAGCATTAATCTACCAGTTATGTATTATGACATTCTACATGATGAGGTTTTTGCTCGGATTAGTCTGGGAGACATTGCTGCTCCTTTCCTGTTCGTGCGCTCAAACTTCCGCCTCCAATGGTGGATGCCGAGGAAATGAGCGTGACGGGTCGACGTCTGTCTGCGTGAGCGACGCGCGCATTGTTCGAGTCAAAGGGTGGCTCTCACTCTAATGTGATTAGTTTCTCTAAAGCCACAGATTTAATTAAGCTTTTAAAGATTT belongs to Scleropages formosus chromosome 18, fSclFor1.1, whole genome shotgun sequence and includes:
- the si:dkey-82o10.4 gene encoding m-AAA protease-interacting protein 1, mitochondrial isoform X2, which encodes MMQRVPRVFAGARCWSVRAAVRPQLVVEPQRPDRVRAYPSARRRPTVTVVPVNERVPRARSLPLCAAAQKSCRFYSTDNERDSKTESRPRIIVVGIPNPFSWIRNKVLIFLVKLYFDINIASADFSRGAKQALVQVSTLISQGRFGDLQGLASTEAVEGARTKYDALTEEQRRNLAVLLDDIIFLIPENVSLLYDNTDVPEDPESTVVFKRTDKGGGSAAKKIVTAVYEFQMELTDGLDREWIVTNIWHWKQLE
- the si:dkey-82o10.4 gene encoding m-AAA protease-interacting protein 1, mitochondrial isoform X1 gives rise to the protein MMQRVPRVFAGARCWSVRAAVRPQLVVEPQRPDRVRAYPSARRRPTVTVVPVNERVPRARSLPLCAAAQKSCRFYSTDNERDSKTESRPRIIVVGIPNPFSWIRNKVLIFLVKLYFDINIASADFSRGAKQALVQVSTLISQGRFGDLQGLASTEAVEGARTKYDALTEEQRRNLAVLLDDIIFLIPENVSLLYDNTGRKFCYVLMRFWYLSNADVPEDPESTVVFKRTDKGGGSAAKKIVTAVYEFQMELTDGLDREWIVTNIWHWKQLE